In Arcobacter sp. F2176, the following are encoded in one genomic region:
- a CDS encoding NADH-quinone oxidoreductase subunit N — MTEFLYLVPLLTVLVGALVLMFMSMYDKFTLKHFITTTSIFLIIALGFSVAEFGDLFSVKPYNQLFNNALVFDTYANFFGVLLIFGTLLIVLIGEHYFYEHSYFKGEFFSVLMFALFGMMLIANSNELITAYISLEIASFAIYILVGFQSEDAKRVEAMFKYLVLGSFIGAFFLLGTVLIYGVSGSTNLNDISTYITTHSGSDLNLIYIGITLLLFTFLFKIAAFPFQSWVLDVYRGAPMLVTAYMASTFKVAIFSLFLRAYLQTFSTIQNFWDPILYVLIIFTLAYGTWIAITQKIIKRMLAASSIVHTGYILLGFISLGQNIDNAYAIMFYLISYLLTAIGAFGLISHIISETKVRVTYEDFKGLAHERPFLAAAMTIFLFSLAGIPSTIGFIGKFYIFTEAINSGYASLTIVAIIATIISVYYYFRLIAMMYFYPATDACTSEGFNDKRISTYIVAFLAALVVWGGIGSAIVFFIPAPNIDAIIEVSKLAIESLFLK; from the coding sequence ATGACTGAATTCTTATATCTAGTACCCCTTCTAACCGTACTTGTAGGTGCTCTTGTATTGATGTTTATGAGTATGTATGACAAGTTTACACTTAAGCATTTTATTACGACTACATCAATATTTTTGATAATTGCCTTAGGTTTTTCTGTTGCAGAATTTGGTGATCTTTTTTCTGTTAAACCATATAATCAATTATTTAATAATGCTTTAGTTTTTGATACATATGCAAACTTTTTTGGTGTATTATTGATTTTTGGTACATTACTTATTGTACTAATTGGTGAACATTACTTTTATGAACATTCATATTTTAAAGGTGAGTTTTTTTCAGTATTGATGTTTGCTCTATTTGGAATGATGTTAATTGCTAATTCAAACGAGCTAATTACTGCTTATATTTCACTAGAAATTGCATCATTTGCAATATACATATTAGTTGGTTTCCAAAGTGAAGATGCTAAAAGAGTTGAAGCTATGTTTAAATACTTAGTTTTGGGTTCATTTATTGGTGCATTTTTCCTATTAGGAACAGTATTAATTTATGGTGTAAGTGGAAGTACAAACTTAAATGATATTTCAACTTATATTACAACACATAGTGGAAGCGATTTAAATCTTATTTATATTGGTATAACACTATTATTATTTACTTTCCTTTTCAAAATTGCAGCTTTCCCATTCCAATCTTGGGTTTTAGATGTATATAGAGGTGCTCCAATGCTAGTAACTGCATATATGGCATCTACATTTAAAGTAGCAATATTCTCACTATTTTTAAGAGCATATTTACAAACATTCTCAACTATTCAAAATTTTTGGGATCCTATTTTATATGTACTTATTATATTTACACTTGCTTATGGTACATGGATTGCAATTACTCAAAAAATTATTAAAAGAATGCTTGCTGCATCTTCAATAGTTCATACAGGATATATCTTATTAGGATTTATATCTTTAGGACAAAATATTGACAATGCTTATGCAATTATGTTCTATTTAATATCTTATTTATTAACTGCAATTGGTGCATTTGGACTTATTTCTCATATTATTTCTGAGACAAAAGTTAGAGTAACATATGAAGATTTTAAAGGGTTAGCACATGAAAGACCTTTCTTAGCAGCTGCTATGACTATTTTCTTATTTTCTTTAGCAGGTATTCCTTCTACAATTGGATTTATTGGAAAATTTTATATCTTTACAGAAGCCATTAATTCAGGATATGCAAGTTTAACAATAGTTGCAATTATTGCAACTATCATTTCTGTTTACTACTACTTTAGATTAATTGCTATGATGTATTTTTATCCAGCAACTGATGCTTGTACAAGTGAAGGATTCAATGATAAAAGGATATCTACATATATTGTAGCGTTTTTGGCTGCTTTAGTTGTATGGGGTGGTATAGGTTCTGCTATAGTATTTTTCATTCCTGCACCAAATATTGATGCAATAATAGAGGTTTCAAAATTAGCAATTGAATCTTTGTTTCTAAAGTAA
- a CDS encoding NuoM family protein: MSAESLSFIIFLPAIVAFGLMITTANVEAVRNIAFLTTTVVLALVLKIYINFDPNAGMQFVTNAPWIQTYGINYYVGVDGFSLTILMLIAILIPTSYLLLWEGRTKGYWINMLLVQTGVTGALLSLDVILFYFFWEVMLLPVFLMIGIDGFGDKVFTTIKVTIYTMAGSLLMFIGIIYLGVTFFNEFGFWSFQYNDFTKITTLSYHEQVYLFLTFVIAFGIKIPIFPLHTWIMDTYKNAPTGAVFLLSSIMAKLGVYAIVRFMIPIFPEIYIEYSTWFVFIGLFGLVYFGIAALMQNDIKRMFAYSSASHLSFIAAGIFSLNAYGINGALYLIIAHAIATGALFLLVGILHDESKFKTISDLGGIAKVAPIFTFIFAIMLFANIGLPGTNGFVSELLIIFGIYEFNHTLGYISALTVIIGASYMLWMFQRAILQDRVGEPRKMRDLKIKEIIGLAPWIILVFLMGVYPEPFIDKFEPTVTHFLNDILKIGVMR, encoded by the coding sequence ATGAGTGCAGAAAGTTTATCATTTATTATATTTTTACCAGCAATTGTTGCCTTTGGTTTGATGATTACAACAGCAAATGTGGAAGCAGTTAGAAATATAGCATTTTTAACTACTACTGTTGTATTAGCATTAGTTTTAAAAATCTATATCAACTTTGACCCAAATGCTGGAATGCAATTTGTCACAAATGCACCTTGGATTCAAACTTACGGTATAAATTATTATGTCGGAGTTGATGGTTTTTCTTTAACTATTTTAATGCTTATTGCTATTTTAATTCCTACTTCATATTTACTATTATGGGAAGGTAGAACAAAAGGTTATTGGATTAATATGCTACTTGTACAAACAGGTGTTACAGGTGCATTATTATCTTTAGATGTTATTTTATTCTACTTCTTCTGGGAAGTTATGTTATTGCCAGTATTCTTAATGATTGGTATTGATGGTTTTGGGGATAAAGTATTTACAACTATTAAAGTTACTATTTATACAATGGCTGGTTCATTGTTGATGTTTATTGGTATTATTTACCTTGGTGTTACATTTTTTAACGAGTTTGGTTTTTGGTCTTTCCAATACAATGATTTTACAAAAATTACAACCTTGTCTTATCATGAGCAAGTATACTTATTTTTAACATTTGTTATTGCTTTTGGTATTAAAATTCCAATTTTCCCATTACATACTTGGATTATGGATACATATAAAAATGCTCCTACTGGTGCTGTTTTCTTATTATCTTCAATCATGGCAAAACTTGGAGTTTATGCAATCGTTAGATTTATGATTCCAATATTTCCAGAAATTTATATTGAATACTCTACTTGGTTTGTATTTATTGGATTATTTGGTTTAGTTTATTTTGGAATCGCAGCACTAATGCAAAATGACATTAAAAGAATGTTTGCATATTCATCGGCATCTCACTTAAGTTTTATAGCAGCAGGTATATTTTCATTAAATGCTTACGGTATTAATGGAGCATTATATTTAATCATTGCTCATGCAATTGCAACAGGTGCTTTATTTTTACTTGTTGGTATTTTACATGATGAATCTAAATTTAAAACTATTAGTGACTTAGGTGGAATTGCAAAAGTTGCTCCAATATTTACTTTCATATTTGCAATCATGTTATTTGCAAATATTGGATTACCTGGAACAAATGGATTTGTTTCAGAATTATTAATCATTTTTGGAATTTATGAATTTAATCATACATTAGGTTATATCTCAGCTCTTACAGTTATCATTGGTGCTTCATATATGTTATGGATGTTCCAAAGAGCTATTTTACAAGATAGAGTTGGAGAACCAAGAAAAATGAGAGACCTTAAAATAAAAGAGATTATCGGTTTAGCACCATGGATAATCTTAGTATTTCTAATGGGTGTTTACCCAGAACCATTCATTGATAAGTTTGAGCCAACTGTAACTCACTTTTTAAATGACATATTAAAAATTGGAGTGATGAGATAA
- the nuoL gene encoding NADH-quinone oxidoreductase subunit L: MHTDLLVWIILAPLLGAILNGGFYFYNIKKRALPQRLFSLIGTIAPIIGFIFTLIIFINMVNNNATYHQTIFTWLEVDKLTIEMKFLGDNLSIFMAMFVTFVGSLIHIYAVGYMHKDEGFGKFFAYFNLFLASMLILVLADNPIILFIGWEGVGVCSYLLIKFYYGNKENVLAANKAFIVNRVGDFGFILGVITLFFAIGQGNLSFTSIEANLGNASTELLILSGFLLFVGAMGKSAQIPLYTWLPDAMAGPTPISALIHAATMVTAGVYMVARFHFLYEGIEGVGTFIAYIGAFSALFAAIIATKQQDIKKILAYSTMSQLGYMFIGVGLGFYSTGLFHVFTHAFFKAMLFMAAGGMIMAQHHEQNIFKMAQHRVSTPIVGFCMLVGVIAISGIPPFSGFFSKDAILGAAFHEGQYGIWAIGMFTAFLTAFYMFRLYFILFVAPNKNNTNQYVYTSKTITLPLLVLAVGAISAGFLNLPEVLGGHHMVDTWLAQLDSKELHMSHSTEYILMVVSVLFAVAGIYTAYKKYANFDIYNPESEQGLVANKFYVDEIYNAVFVQSAKKLSTFIDKVVDEKIIDNFIMGSCNQFINLGKVVGRLQNANVRFYGLFMLVGMSAIFIYLFISLGL; encoded by the coding sequence ATGCATACAGATTTATTAGTATGGATAATATTAGCTCCATTACTTGGTGCTATATTAAATGGTGGATTCTACTTTTATAATATAAAGAAAAGAGCCCTACCACAAAGATTATTTTCATTAATAGGTACAATCGCTCCAATCATTGGTTTTATTTTTACTTTAATAATCTTTATAAATATGGTTAACAATAATGCTACTTATCATCAAACTATCTTTACATGGTTAGAAGTAGATAAGTTAACTATTGAAATGAAATTTTTAGGTGATAATCTATCGATCTTTATGGCTATGTTCGTAACTTTTGTTGGTTCTTTAATTCACATTTATGCAGTTGGTTATATGCACAAAGATGAAGGTTTTGGTAAGTTTTTTGCATATTTTAACCTTTTCTTAGCATCAATGCTAATTCTAGTACTTGCTGACAATCCAATTATTTTATTCATTGGATGGGAAGGTGTTGGAGTTTGTTCATACCTATTAATTAAATTTTACTATGGTAACAAAGAGAATGTTCTTGCAGCAAATAAAGCATTTATTGTAAATAGAGTTGGTGACTTCGGATTTATATTAGGTGTTATTACACTATTTTTTGCAATTGGACAAGGAAATTTATCATTTACTTCAATAGAAGCAAACTTAGGTAATGCCTCAACTGAACTACTTATTCTTTCTGGTTTCTTATTATTTGTGGGAGCTATGGGTAAATCAGCACAGATTCCATTATATACATGGCTTCCAGATGCAATGGCAGGTCCTACTCCAATTTCAGCACTTATACATGCTGCTACAATGGTAACAGCTGGTGTTTATATGGTTGCAAGATTCCATTTCCTTTATGAAGGTATTGAAGGTGTTGGTACATTTATTGCTTATATTGGGGCTTTTTCAGCTCTATTTGCTGCTATCATTGCAACTAAACAACAAGATATTAAAAAGATACTTGCATACTCAACTATGTCACAACTTGGATATATGTTTATAGGTGTTGGATTAGGTTTTTATTCAACAGGATTATTTCATGTATTTACACATGCTTTCTTCAAAGCAATGTTATTCATGGCAGCAGGTGGTATGATTATGGCTCAACACCATGAGCAAAATATCTTCAAAATGGCACAACATAGAGTTAGTACTCCTATTGTTGGCTTTTGTATGTTAGTTGGTGTTATTGCAATTTCAGGAATTCCTCCATTTTCTGGTTTCTTTTCAAAAGATGCAATTTTAGGTGCAGCATTTCATGAAGGTCAATATGGGATTTGGGCAATTGGAATGTTTACAGCATTTTTAACAGCATTTTATATGTTTAGATTATATTTTATTCTTTTTGTTGCTCCAAATAAAAACAATACCAATCAATATGTTTATACGTCTAAGACAATAACCTTACCATTGTTAGTTTTAGCAGTTGGTGCTATATCTGCTGGGTTCTTAAACTTACCAGAAGTTTTAGGTGGTCATCACATGGTTGATACATGGCTTGCACAACTTGATTCAAAAGAGTTACATATGAGTCACAGCACAGAATATATTTTAATGGTAGTATCTGTTTTATTTGCAGTTGCTGGAATATATACAGCATATAAAAAATATGCAAACTTTGATATATATAATCCTGAAAGTGAACAAGGACTTGTTGCTAATAAATTCTATGTTGATGAAATATATAACGCAGTATTTGTTCAAAGTGCAAAAAAATTATCAACTTTTATTGATAAAGTAGTAGATGAAAAAATCATTGATAACTTCATCATGGGAAGTTGTAACCAGTTTATCAACCTTGGTAAAGTAGTTGGTAGGCTTCAAAATGCAAATGTAAGATTTTATGGTCTATTCATGCTTGTTGGCATGAGTGCAATCTTCATTTATTTATTTATTTCGTTAGGATTGTAG
- the nuoK gene encoding NADH-quinone oxidoreductase subunit NuoK, producing MISLTSYAFVSMMLFSIGAIGVIARRNIFVIYMSIELMLNGINLFLVTFARYHFNMDPQVITVMVIAIAAAEAAIFLSVIILLFRTKRSLDTDLFTALKQGEK from the coding sequence ATGATATCACTAACATCATATGCATTTGTTTCAATGATGCTTTTTTCAATTGGCGCAATTGGAGTTATTGCAAGAAGAAATATTTTTGTAATATATATGTCAATAGAACTTATGTTAAATGGAATAAATCTATTTTTAGTTACTTTTGCTAGATACCATTTCAATATGGATCCACAAGTAATTACAGTAATGGTTATAGCAATTGCTGCTGCTGAAGCTGCCATTTTCTTATCAGTAATAATTCTTTTATTTAGAACAAAAAGATCATTAGATACTGATTTATTTACAGCACTTAAACAAGGAGAAAAATAA
- a CDS encoding NADH-quinone oxidoreductase subunit J, with translation MTDILFIGLSFMAIAGGITMLTHKQPMYAALGLLISILSVSGLFALLSATFLFMVQIIVYAGAIMTLLLFILMFLNIDEHDLPKEPKKVRNIIIGAIVMLPLNVVILTAVSALPKKDMSIIETNFGGIKEIGMLLYQNWLISFELISILLLVALVGAIVLAKRKKTRGIQS, from the coding sequence ATGACTGATATTTTATTTATTGGTTTAAGTTTTATGGCAATAGCTGGTGGAATCACTATGCTAACACATAAACAACCTATGTATGCAGCACTTGGATTATTAATATCTATTTTATCTGTATCTGGACTTTTTGCATTGTTAAGTGCAACTTTCCTTTTCATGGTACAAATAATAGTTTATGCAGGTGCAATTATGACTCTTCTTTTATTTATCTTAATGTTTTTAAATATTGATGAGCATGATTTACCAAAAGAGCCTAAAAAAGTTAGAAATATTATTATAGGTGCGATTGTTATGTTGCCATTGAATGTTGTAATATTAACAGCTGTATCTGCACTACCAAAAAAGGACATGAGTATTATTGAGACAAATTTTGGTGGAATAAAAGAGATTGGAATGCTTTTATACCAAAATTGGTTAATCTCATTTGAGTTGATTTCAATACTACTTTTAGTTGCATTAGTTGGTGCTATTGTATTAGCTAAAAGAAAAAAAACTAGAGGAATACAATCATGA
- a CDS encoding NADH-quinone oxidoreductase subunit I: protein MGIKIIKRQGQTFKDKLFIPAIMGGMKTTFGHFTKNLKDVSNLKTIQYPEEQPTDVATNERYRGVHRLTKWEDESEKCVACYMCATACPAECIFIDAEERFDGKAEKRPKEFKIDLLECVYCGYCVEACPCDAIRMDTGILSFTGSSREEFVVDKKYLMNNERAKDLSND from the coding sequence ATGGGTATTAAAATAATAAAAAGACAGGGTCAAACTTTTAAAGATAAGCTTTTCATACCAGCTATTATGGGTGGTATGAAAACAACTTTTGGTCACTTTACAAAGAATTTAAAAGATGTTTCAAATTTAAAAACAATTCAGTATCCAGAAGAACAACCAACAGATGTAGCAACAAATGAAAGATACAGAGGGGTTCATAGACTTACAAAATGGGAAGATGAATCTGAAAAATGTGTTGCATGTTATATGTGTGCAACTGCATGTCCAGCTGAATGTATTTTTATTGATGCTGAGGAAAGATTTGATGGCAAAGCTGAAAAAAGACCAAAAGAGTTTAAAATAGATCTTTTAGAGTGTGTATATTGTGGATATTGTGTTGAAGCTTGTCCATGTGATGCAATTAGAATGGATACAGGTATTTTAAGTTTTACAGGAAGTTCAAGAGAGGAATTTGTTGTAGATAAAAAATACTTAATGAATAACGAAAGAGCAAAGGATTTATCAAATGACTGA
- a CDS encoding complex I subunit 1 family protein translates to MNTASIIVIIVNILLAVVLAVGLTPVFVWWERRIAGFIQDRSGPNRCHIGPMRLGGLIQSLADMLKLVFKEDFTPGHIKYKFMFTIAPSIVFVCYFLTFAVIPFADNVVIDGQSHSMQALPMQLGIMWFLAYAGLSVYGIILGGYASGSKYGLLGAIRASAQVISYEASMALALISMLLTYGSIHLNDIVHFQGGTFWEIIPSWGAFMQPLAAIIFIVCAFAETNRTPFDIAEGESEIVAGYHTEYSAMRFGLFQVSEFAAMAGASAIIVTLFFGGYQIPWLDTQTLKANIDIVIIVLMALLPIKIYIFTKWIKKNNNWYDKKDIRAKETGILVKAFWTIGIVSFIALGALLATGLGENGSSIAVAVIQVVTFLVKFLMMVFVFMWVRWTLLRFRYDQLQMLGWKVLLPLSLLNIIITASVIVLTGM, encoded by the coding sequence ATGAATACAGCATCAATAATTGTTATTATAGTAAATATTCTTTTAGCTGTAGTACTAGCAGTTGGTTTAACACCTGTGTTTGTATGGTGGGAGAGAAGAATAGCTGGATTTATCCAAGATAGATCAGGACCAAATAGATGTCATATTGGACCAATGAGACTAGGTGGATTAATACAAAGTTTAGCAGATATGCTAAAACTTGTATTTAAAGAAGACTTTACACCAGGACATATTAAATATAAATTTATGTTTACTATTGCTCCTTCAATAGTATTTGTTTGTTATTTCCTAACATTTGCAGTTATTCCTTTTGCAGATAATGTTGTAATTGATGGTCAAAGCCATTCAATGCAAGCCCTACCAATGCAATTAGGTATTATGTGGTTCTTAGCATATGCTGGATTATCTGTATACGGAATCATTTTAGGTGGTTATGCATCAGGAAGTAAATATGGTCTTTTAGGTGCAATTAGAGCATCAGCTCAAGTTATCTCTTATGAAGCATCAATGGCATTAGCTTTAATCTCTATGCTACTAACTTACGGTTCTATTCACTTAAATGACATTGTACATTTTCAAGGTGGAACTTTTTGGGAAATAATTCCTTCATGGGGTGCATTTATGCAACCACTTGCTGCTATTATTTTTATTGTTTGTGCTTTTGCAGAGACAAATAGAACTCCTTTTGATATTGCAGAAGGTGAATCAGAAATTGTTGCAGGTTATCATACAGAATATAGTGCAATGAGATTTGGACTTTTCCAAGTATCAGAATTCGCTGCTATGGCTGGAGCATCAGCTATTATTGTGACACTATTCTTTGGTGGATATCAAATACCTTGGTTAGATACACAAACATTAAAAGCCAATATTGACATTGTAATTATTGTACTTATGGCTTTATTACCTATTAAAATTTATATCTTTACTAAATGGATTAAGAAAAATAATAACTGGTATGATAAAAAAGATATTAGAGCAAAAGAAACAGGTATTTTAGTAAAAGCGTTTTGGACTATAGGTATAGTTTCATTTATAGCCTTAGGTGCTTTATTAGCTACAGGTTTAGGTGAAAATGGTTCAAGTATTGCAGTTGCTGTTATTCAAGTAGTAACTTTCTTAGTAAAATTCCTAATGATGGTATTTGTATTTATGTGGGTTAGATGGACTTTATTAAGATTTAGATATGACCAATTACAAATGTTAGGATGGAAAGTTTTACTACCATTATCACTATTAAATATTATTATAACTGCTTCAGTTATAGTTTTGACAGGAATGTAA
- a CDS encoding 2Fe-2S iron-sulfur cluster-binding protein, with the protein MSEMVKLIINDQEMEAEKGSLLIDKLLDEDIHIPHFCYHKALGKDGNCRMCMVEIAGQKRPQIACDTPVKEGMVVSTTSDNIMAVRRDILELELINHPIDCPTCDQAGECKLQDFYMESGFYESRINVEEKNHARKREDLGSNVMLDQERCVLCTRCVRFCSDITGTNELGVINRADHSVIGTFPGRPLSNPYAMNVVDLCPVGALTSKDFRFKQRVWFMETFNSICNGCSKGCNIFVDHRKEKYEDDKIFRFRPRLNNDVNGYFMCDYGRLSYKNEEENRLEKAIVNGKEDTTSNAIAALYTEVAKNNNALFLVSPNLCLEELQNVKAFADAVKANISGYSPQYIDETFGDDYLKKNDKSANRASFKEVGISEDESSFKTYFDAASLIVVFDNNYFDDNIELLTGKKVISCFSHNAKTIEKSDVAIPTASFYEKSGTYINIDGIKQKTVSGMKRNNQAKTISSIVETIKTMIEKGNI; encoded by the coding sequence ATGAGCGAAATGGTAAAACTGATAATCAATGATCAGGAGATGGAGGCAGAAAAAGGAAGTCTCTTAATTGATAAATTATTAGATGAAGATATACATATTCCTCATTTTTGTTATCACAAAGCATTGGGGAAAGATGGAAACTGTAGAATGTGTATGGTTGAAATCGCTGGACAAAAAAGACCCCAAATTGCCTGTGATACTCCTGTAAAAGAAGGTATGGTAGTTAGTACAACAAGTGATAATATTATGGCTGTGAGAAGAGATATCTTAGAGTTAGAACTAATCAATCACCCTATTGACTGTCCTACCTGTGATCAAGCAGGAGAGTGTAAACTACAAGATTTTTACATGGAATCAGGTTTTTATGAATCTAGAATAAATGTTGAAGAAAAAAATCATGCAAGAAAAAGAGAAGACTTAGGTTCTAATGTAATGCTAGACCAAGAAAGATGTGTTCTTTGTACTAGATGTGTTAGATTTTGTTCAGACATAACAGGAACAAATGAGTTAGGTGTTATCAATAGAGCTGACCATTCAGTTATTGGTACATTCCCAGGAAGACCACTTAGTAATCCTTATGCTATGAATGTAGTAGATTTATGTCCTGTAGGTGCTTTAACTTCAAAAGACTTTAGATTCAAACAAAGAGTTTGGTTTATGGAGACATTTAATTCTATTTGTAATGGTTGTTCAAAAGGATGTAATATCTTTGTTGACCATAGAAAAGAAAAGTATGAAGATGACAAAATATTCAGATTTAGACCTAGACTTAATAATGATGTTAATGGTTATTTCATGTGTGATTACGGTAGATTATCATATAAAAATGAAGAAGAAAATAGATTAGAAAAAGCAATAGTAAATGGTAAAGAAGATACTACAAGTAATGCAATAGCTGCTTTATATACAGAAGTTGCAAAAAATAACAATGCCTTATTTCTTGTAAGTCCAAACTTATGTTTAGAAGAATTACAAAATGTAAAAGCATTTGCAGATGCTGTAAAAGCGAATATTTCTGGATATTCACCACAATACATAGATGAAACTTTTGGTGATGATTATTTGAAAAAGAATGACAAAAGTGCAAATAGAGCCTCTTTTAAAGAAGTAGGTATATCTGAAGATGAGTCTTCATTTAAAACTTATTTTGATGCAGCATCACTTATAGTAGTTTTTGATAATAACTATTTTGATGATAATATTGAGTTACTAACAGGTAAAAAAGTTATTTCTTGTTTTTCTCACAATGCTAAAACTATTGAGAAGTCAGATGTTGCTATTCCAACTGCATCATTTTATGAAAAAAGTGGAACTTACATAAATATTGATGGAATAAAACAAAAAACTGTTTCAGGTATGAAAAGAAATAATCAAGCAAAAACAATATCATCAATAGTTGAAACTATTAAAACTATGATAGAAAAAGGAAATATATGA
- a CDS encoding citrate synthase produces MAKDTFTLTDNRSGKAYEYNIIDGTRGPSVVDIRTFYKDTGMFTYDPGYTSTASCDSKITFIDGENSELRYRGYDIADLAGKHSFLDVSYLLMRGQLPTEEASRNFDLEIRHRSFLNEGIIRLFDALPDGAHPMATMGAATMALAAFYKDHLHLEDEEQFKMMRRRILAKMPTIAAMAYRNSIGTPLIYPDVDKYFTENFLYMLRAYPGGKMKYLGNGKSQEIRQVEVDALDAIFTLHADHEQNASTTTVRNVGSTEAHPYVAIASGISALWGSAHGGANEKVMDQLKMIGDVKNVPSYIAKAKDKNDPFRLMGFGHRVYKNRDPRAEALKGLQDKLREELNLDSKLLDIAAAVEEAALSDDYFIQRGLYPNIDFYSGVILTALRIPIAMFTPIFVIGRTPGWLAQWSELKHDKTAKIARPRQLYTGK; encoded by the coding sequence ATGGCAAAAGATACATTTACATTAACAGACAATAGAAGTGGTAAAGCTTATGAGTACAATATTATAGATGGTACAAGAGGCCCAAGTGTTGTTGATATTAGAACATTTTACAAAGATACTGGAATGTTTACTTATGATCCTGGTTATACATCAACTGCATCTTGTGATTCAAAAATCACATTCATAGATGGTGAAAATTCTGAATTAAGATATAGAGGATATGATATTGCTGATTTAGCTGGTAAACACTCATTTTTAGATGTTTCTTATTTACTTATGAGGGGTCAACTTCCAACAGAAGAAGCTTCAAGAAACTTTGATTTAGAAATTAGACATAGATCATTTTTAAATGAAGGTATTATTAGATTATTTGATGCCTTACCTGATGGTGCTCACCCAATGGCAACTATGGGAGCGGCAACTATGGCATTAGCAGCATTTTATAAAGATCACTTACATTTAGAAGATGAAGAACAATTTAAAATGATGAGAAGAAGAATCTTAGCTAAAATGCCTACAATTGCTGCAATGGCTTATAGAAATTCTATTGGTACACCACTTATTTATCCAGATGTGGATAAATATTTCACTGAAAACTTCTTATATATGTTAAGAGCATATCCAGGTGGAAAGATGAAATACCTAGGAAATGGTAAAAGCCAAGAGATAAGACAAGTAGAAGTAGATGCTCTTGATGCTATTTTTACTTTACATGCTGACCATGAGCAAAATGCCTCTACAACAACTGTAAGAAATGTTGGTTCTACTGAAGCTCACCCTTATGTTGCAATTGCTTCTGGTATTTCTGCTTTATGGGGTTCTGCACATGGTGGAGCAAATGAAAAAGTTATGGATCAATTAAAAATGATAGGTGATGTTAAAAATGTACCTTCTTATATTGCTAAAGCAAAAGATAAAAATGATCCATTTAGATTGATGGGATTTGGGCATAGAGTTTATAAAAATAGAGACCCAAGAGCTGAAGCATTAAAAGGATTACAAGATAAATTAAGAGAAGAGTTAAATCTTGATTCTAAATTACTTGATATCGCAGCAGCAGTAGAAGAAGCAGCATTAAGTGATGATTATTTTATCCAAAGAGGATTATATCCAAATATTGATTTCTATTCAGGAGTTATTTTAACTGCTCTTAGAATTCCAATTGCAATGTTTACACCAATCTTTGTTATTGGTAGAACACCAGGATGGTTAGCACAATGGTCAGAATTAAAACATGATAAAACTGCAAAAATTGCAAGACCTAGACAGTTATATACTGGAAAATAA